Below is a genomic region from Bacteroidia bacterium.
CAGGTCAGATTTTGCCACACCTCAATCGCAAAATCCTCAACGTAGCTGAGCTACGCCTGCGGTTTTGCTCAATCGGAGTGACAAAATTTGACCTGAATCTGAGCGCCTACTTGTAACAGTTATTTCGTTGCAAGCCCTTAAATAGTCTTTATCAATAATTTCTCTAATAGTATCAAGGTCATCCGATGCTCGTTCAAGCCACTCTTGTGTAATTTTTTTCATATATGATAATTCCTTTTTGTAAAATTTCTTTAGAAAACATGCTCCCCAGTTCAATAAATTTTTCATGCATGGATTTTGTATGCACTATTAGATCAATAGGAAACTTTTTTTTAATATCACTTAAAACAGAAGAAACCTTAAGGTATATTTCCATATTTTCATTATAATCTTTTGGATAATAATTATCATCGATTACTACTAAAATGTCTAAATCGCTATCTTTATTAGGTGTACCAGAAGCATATGACCCAAATAAAATAATCTTTAACGGTTTTATTGTCCCACTAAGTTTATCAATAATCATTTTTATTAAATCTTCATTTAACAACATAAGTATTCCCTTTTTTTGAAGAATAGTGTCGATAGTAACTAAGCAACTAACTTCAATTTCAATCTCATTTTTTCCTACAAAATATTTTCTATAAGAAGATAGCGGAATTCAATAATGGATAGCAGGATAGGGGATAACATTGGTGCAAGCAGTACATTGTTTTTCATTCAGACCCCTTCGAGATTATTTCATTTTTCCCCTGTCCCTTAATTCTATTTTAACACGATATCATTATACCTGAATATTGATTAAAATTCATCCCCATAATAAAAACAAATTCAAAATTCAAGATTCAAAATAATAAAAACAGATTCAAGATTCAAGACGCTACCATTCATTATATTCATCATCTCTTTCGACTCGTAAAATAATCTGGGAATTTTTTGGAATACTAGCGGCAAATTCAGGATGTTCCATCACATAACGGTCAAATTATTCTACCAATATTGCATGTCTTTTTTCTAAAATATTTAACATTTATCTGCCCTCCAAAAAGGCCTTTTGATAAGCCTTCCAATTTTCTTTAATATCCTCATCTCCTAAAACTAGTAGAACATTCGATAAATCCGTTCT
It encodes:
- a CDS encoding nucleotidyltransferase domain-containing protein, translating into MLNEDLIKMIIDKLSGTIKPLKIILFGSYASGTPNKDSDLDILVVIDDNYYPKDYNENMEIYLKVSSVLSDIKKKFPIDLIVHTKSMHEKFIELGSMFSKEILQKGIIIYEKNYTRVA